One Comamonas odontotermitis genomic window, GATGGAAACGAGAACAGCTCCAGCTGCCCGCCGCCGGGCACGGCAAGATCCAGCTTCCAGGAATCACGGGCAGCGCGGTATTCCTCGGCAATCACCGTGCAACCCAGGGTATGGGTATAGAACGCCTTGGAGCGGGCATAGTCCGATGCAATCAGGGCCACATGGTGCAGGCCGCTGGCCCCCAGAGGATTGCTGATATTTGCTGAAAATTGGCTTGCAGCGCCCAAAGAACAAGCGCCAACAGCTTCCTTTTTCATAGCAAACCCTATCAACGCAAAGCGCCCAGCAAGGCCAGTTGCAGGCTGACGCGTGCTTTGTAAGGGTTGAGTGCCACGGCAAGCTCTGCCCCCAGGTCGGCATGCACCGGCAGCCTGCCGCCGCTGATCACGCCTTCACTGCAACGGCTGCTGCGCCACACGGGCACGCCCTGGCTGCGGGCACGCGCCAGGGCCGGTTGCAACGCTTCGTGCACCGTGCCGTCCCCGGTGGTTGCCACCACCAGGCCTTGTACACCCTGCGCCAGCAGGGCATCCACAGCAGCAGCTCGCGCGCCTGCGTGGCTGGTGATGATTTCTACCCAAGGCCAGGCCTCTGGCGCAGGCAAGCTGGGCACAGCGAGAGATGCCTTGGCAGTCGTCAAGCCGCCGGGCACCTGACCGTCACGCAGGCGCACCCCCTCACTCCCCACCCAGCCGATAGCCCCCTGCTCACCCGATGAGAAGGCCATCAACCGGTGTGGATGCGCTTTTTGCAGCCATTGGGCGCTGTGCAACTCGCCGCCACCCGTGATGGCAACCACTTCTGTCAGCAAGGGCGCACCGGCGGCAGTGCGTGCGGCGGCGGCAAGCACTGCATCCTTGAGGTTTTGGGGGCCGTCCGGCATCAGGGCATTGGCCGGTCGCATGGCGCATGTCAGCACCACAGGCTTGGGCAGGCGCCCCAGACAACTGTGCAGAAACCATGCGGTTTCCTCCAACGTGTCCGTACCATGGGTGATGACGATGCCTGCCACGGCATCGTCGTGCAGTGCCTTGTCGCATGCATGCAACAGCGCCAGCCATACCGTGTCGTCCATGTCCTTGCTATCGATTTGCGCAAGCTGCTGCGCATCCAGGCTGCCACCAGCAGCCTTTTCAATGCCAGGGATCGCTGCCGCCAAGGCTCCGATGGAGAGCTGCGCCGCACGGTATTTACCAGGGTGCTCGGCATCTTCCGCCATACCTGCAATGGTTCCGCCAGTGCCCAGGATCAAAATTTTTTGCTGCAAGGCTTGCCTCTCCGAAAAAACTGGTTAAAAATACAGTTACTGGATTGATGTACAGGTGTTTGAATGCACAGCCCACCGGCAGTGCACCTGGCACCACAGATCACACGGAGATCTTATGCGAGACCACCCCAAACTGACCGCGCGCCAACAAGAAATTCTGGACCTGATCCAGACCGCCATCTCGCGCACCGGTGCTCCCCCTACCCGTGCCGAAATCGCCAGCAAACTGGGCTTCAAATCCGCCAACTCGGCAGAAGACCATTTGAAGGCCCTGGCCCGCAAGGGAGTG contains:
- the gloA2 gene encoding SMU1112c/YaeR family gloxylase I-like metalloprotein; translated protein: MKKEAVGACSLGAASQFSANISNPLGASGLHHVALIASDYARSKAFYTHTLGCTVIAEEYRAARDSWKLDLAVPGGGQLELFSFPSPPPRVSRPEACGLRHLAIAVQAVKAAHTYLVSQGVMCEEIRLDEVTGKRFFFFSDPDGLPLEVYER
- a CDS encoding asparaginase yields the protein MQQKILILGTGGTIAGMAEDAEHPGKYRAAQLSIGALAAAIPGIEKAAGGSLDAQQLAQIDSKDMDDTVWLALLHACDKALHDDAVAGIVITHGTDTLEETAWFLHSCLGRLPKPVVLTCAMRPANALMPDGPQNLKDAVLAAAARTAAGAPLLTEVVAITGGGELHSAQWLQKAHPHRLMAFSSGEQGAIGWVGSEGVRLRDGQVPGGLTTAKASLAVPSLPAPEAWPWVEIITSHAGARAAAVDALLAQGVQGLVVATTGDGTVHEALQPALARARSQGVPVWRSSRCSEGVISGGRLPVHADLGAELAVALNPYKARVSLQLALLGALR